A stretch of the Porifericola rhodea genome encodes the following:
- the hisG gene encoding ATP phosphoribosyltransferase: protein MKDSIRIAVQKSGRLSDSSIKLIKECGIHFNNGKGKLKAASHTFPAEFLFLRDDDIPGYVEDGVADIGIVGENVMLEKGKDVSLIKKLGFSKCRLSLAIARDKEYTGLQDFEGMNVATSYPVILQRFFDEKGINAHLHEISGSVEIAPSIGLADAVCDIVSSGSTLLSNGLKEVETILKSEAVLIGHKNISKERLKTLDQLIFRIDAVQTGNNNKYVLLNAPVDRTDEIIEILPGMRSPTVLPLAMPGWNSVHSVIKEDEFWDVIEKLKAAGAEGILVVPIEKMIL from the coding sequence ATGAAAGACAGCATTCGCATCGCGGTTCAAAAATCCGGACGACTTAGTGATAGTTCAATCAAACTAATTAAAGAGTGTGGTATACACTTTAACAACGGAAAGGGCAAACTAAAAGCCGCATCACATACTTTTCCTGCTGAGTTCCTTTTTCTAAGAGATGACGATATACCCGGCTATGTAGAAGATGGCGTGGCCGACATAGGTATAGTAGGTGAAAACGTGATGCTAGAAAAAGGCAAAGATGTTAGCCTCATTAAAAAATTAGGCTTTTCTAAATGCCGCCTTTCCCTAGCTATAGCTCGCGATAAAGAGTATACCGGCTTGCAGGACTTTGAAGGTATGAATGTAGCTACCTCCTACCCTGTTATTCTTCAGCGCTTCTTTGATGAAAAAGGAATTAATGCTCACCTGCACGAGATTAGCGGTTCGGTAGAGATTGCTCCCAGCATTGGCCTGGCCGATGCGGTTTGTGATATTGTAAGCTCAGGAAGTACTTTGCTCAGCAATGGACTGAAAGAGGTAGAAACCATTTTAAAATCGGAGGCGGTGCTTATCGGCCACAAGAACATTAGCAAAGAGCGCCTCAAAACGTTGGACCAGCTTATCTTTAGAATAGATGCCGTACAAACAGGCAACAACAACAAATATGTACTACTTAATGCGCCGGTAGATAGGACAGATGAAATCATAGAAATACTACCCGGTATGCGTAGCCCTACCGTACTCCCGCTAGCTATGCCCGGCTGGAACTCCGTACATTCTGTTATTAAAGAAGACGAGTTTTGGGATGTAATTGAAAAACTAAAAGCTGCTGGTGCTGAAGGAATACTAGTAGTACCTATAGAAAAAATGATACTCTGA